The following are encoded together in the Cicer arietinum cultivar CDC Frontier isolate Library 1 chromosome 2, Cicar.CDCFrontier_v2.0, whole genome shotgun sequence genome:
- the LOC101502426 gene encoding uncharacterized protein, whose product MGKRHASILAFSQVYTKTCIKFMKLEISKSNSHRVDSFDRGNHNFMVHETIVPREGRPIGHFSVNLPNKWCDCGKYQAKHMPCSHVIATCSNIKYDYWSLISDVYKEETVLKVYDEAFPPIPNKGYWPQYEGIKLCHNPLMQRVKKGRPKSKHIRTEMNTT is encoded by the coding sequence ATGGGAAAACGACACGCATCAATTTTAGCTTTTAGTCAGGTATACACAAAAACttgcataaaatttatgaaattggaaATAAGTAAATCCAATAGTCATAGAGTGGATAGTTTTGATCGGGGAAACCATAATTTCATGGTTCACGAGACAATAGTTCCAAGGGAagggcgaccaattggtcaCTTCAGTGTAAACCTTCCTAACAAGTGGTGTGATTGTGGaaaatatcaagctaaacatatgccttgttcacatgtcatagcAACATGTTCTaacataaaatatgattattggagTCTTATATCTGATGTGTACAAGGAGGAAACGGTATTAAAAGTCTACGACGAAGCCTTCCCACCCATACCAAACAAAGGATATTGGCCACAATATGAAGGTATTAAGTTAtgtcacaatccactaatgcAGAGAGTCAAGAAAGGTCGGCCAAAGAGCAAACACATTAGAACAGAAATGAATACTACATAA